A single region of the Duganella sp. BuS-21 genome encodes:
- a CDS encoding right-handed parallel beta-helix repeat-containing protein — protein sequence MNRALGVIALCGSMGVLLNACTKTDGPAPSAEKVSADAAFQKKLQEQLLDAKPGSVIEIPAGTYHLTSGLTLRGDGVTVRGAGMEKTILSFKGQVTGPEGMLVYGNGFTIENLTIEDSKGDGLKINDGDTITVRKVKVQWTGGPKVSNGAYGIYPVKTRNVLIEDSVAIGASDAGIYVGQSNGVIVRRSRAEGNVAGIEIENTVNADVYDNVATNNTGGILVFNMPNLSQPGHSTRVYKNKVEKNNLGNFAAKGTAVASVPAGSGIVINSNSRVEIFDNDVIDNQTANVIISSYHSTGYFTEKGVAAGYDPYPKAIYVYGNRFKGGGDAPDGFDLKALKIAMYGLTGHLPDVLWDGYVDTKLMVKGVLPPEHRICIQKDAAVLNADGPNKYKNPSKEDAPFRCELAKLPPVTIAQLAAQS from the coding sequence ATGAACAGAGCGTTAGGGGTCATTGCATTGTGCGGTTCCATGGGCGTGCTGTTGAACGCCTGCACCAAGACCGACGGCCCGGCGCCATCGGCGGAGAAAGTCAGCGCCGACGCCGCTTTCCAGAAGAAGCTGCAGGAGCAGCTGCTGGACGCCAAGCCCGGCAGCGTGATCGAGATCCCCGCCGGCACCTACCATCTCACCTCCGGCCTGACCCTGCGCGGCGACGGCGTCACCGTGCGCGGTGCGGGCATGGAAAAAACCATCCTCTCCTTCAAGGGCCAGGTCACCGGACCGGAAGGCATGCTGGTCTACGGTAACGGCTTCACCATCGAAAACCTCACCATCGAAGATTCCAAGGGCGACGGCCTGAAGATCAACGACGGCGACACCATCACCGTGCGCAAGGTCAAGGTCCAGTGGACCGGCGGCCCGAAAGTCAGCAACGGCGCCTACGGCATCTATCCCGTCAAAACCAGAAACGTGCTGATCGAAGACAGCGTGGCGATCGGCGCGTCCGACGCCGGCATCTACGTCGGCCAGTCCAACGGCGTGATCGTGCGCCGCTCGCGCGCCGAAGGCAATGTGGCCGGCATCGAGATCGAGAACACCGTCAATGCCGACGTCTACGACAACGTCGCCACCAACAACACCGGCGGCATCCTGGTGTTCAACATGCCCAACCTGTCGCAGCCCGGCCACAGCACCCGCGTCTACAAGAACAAGGTCGAGAAGAACAACCTGGGCAACTTCGCCGCCAAGGGCACGGCCGTGGCCAGCGTGCCGGCCGGCTCCGGCATCGTCATCAACTCCAACTCCAGGGTGGAAATCTTCGACAACGACGTGATCGACAACCAGACCGCCAACGTCATCATCTCCAGCTACCACTCGACCGGCTACTTCACCGAAAAAGGCGTGGCCGCCGGCTACGATCCCTACCCGAAAGCCATTTACGTCTACGGCAACCGCTTCAAGGGCGGCGGCGATGCGCCGGACGGCTTCGACCTGAAGGCGCTGAAGATCGCCATGTACGGCCTGACCGGCCACCTGCCGGACGTGCTGTGGGACGGCTACGTCGACACCAAGCTGATGGTCAAGGGCGTGCTGCCGCCTGAGCACCGCATCTGCATCCAGAAGGATGCCGCCGTGCTCAACGCCGACGGCCCGAACAAGTACAAGAATCCGAGCAAGGAAGATGCACCGTTCCGCTGCGAACTGGCCAAACTGCCACCGGTCACCATCGCCCAACTCGCCGCCCAGTCATGA
- the proC gene encoding pyrroline-5-carboxylate reductase, with product MNIAFIGGGNMAAALIAGLANKLTAGANIHVIDPNAEPLARLHQLYGVTTAPTSDAALSAADVIVLAVKPQNMREVAAQLLPFIDPARQPLVVSIAAGIRSVDLSRWLGGYGAIVRCMPNTPALIGMGITGMVAMPGVGPQHIKAADDILRAVGPTVWLDEESKIDAVTAVSGSGPAYVFYFIEAMQQAAVEMGLSAEQGTQLALATFAGAAQLANRSSEPVSLLRERVTSKGGTTYAALTSMESSGVKASIVTALKAAAARGKELGDELGAA from the coding sequence ATGAACATTGCATTTATCGGCGGCGGCAATATGGCTGCAGCCCTGATCGCCGGATTGGCCAACAAGCTGACCGCCGGCGCCAACATCCACGTCATCGATCCCAACGCGGAGCCACTGGCGCGCCTGCACCAGCTATACGGCGTGACCACGGCGCCGACCAGCGATGCGGCGCTGTCAGCGGCCGATGTGATCGTGCTGGCGGTGAAACCACAGAATATGCGCGAGGTGGCGGCGCAGCTGCTACCGTTCATCGACCCGGCGCGGCAGCCACTGGTGGTGTCGATCGCCGCCGGTATCCGTAGCGTCGACCTGTCGCGCTGGCTGGGCGGCTACGGCGCCATCGTGCGCTGCATGCCGAACACGCCGGCGCTGATCGGCATGGGCATCACCGGCATGGTGGCCATGCCCGGCGTGGGCCCGCAGCACATCAAGGCGGCCGACGATATCCTGCGCGCAGTCGGCCCGACGGTGTGGCTGGATGAGGAAAGCAAGATCGATGCGGTGACGGCGGTGTCCGGCAGCGGGCCGGCCTATGTGTTCTACTTCATCGAGGCGATGCAGCAGGCTGCGGTGGAAATGGGCCTGAGCGCGGAGCAGGGCACGCAGCTGGCGTTGGCCACCTTCGCCGGCGCGGCGCAGTTGGCCAACCGTTCGTCGGAGCCGGTGTCGCTGCTGCGCGAGCGCGTCACCTCGAAGGGCGGCACCACCTACGCCGCGCTGACCAGCATGGAAAGCAGCGGCGTCAAGGCCTCCATCGTGACCGCCTTGAAAGCCGCCGCCGCGCGCGGCAAGGAACTGGGCGACGAGCTGGGCGCCGCCTAG
- a CDS encoding type IV pilus twitching motility protein PilT: MDISELLAFSVKNKASDLHLSAGLPPMIRVHGDVRRINLPPLEHKDVHGMIYDIMNDGQRKAYEEMLEVDFSFAIPGLARFRVNAYNQERGASAVLRTIPSKILSLEDLNAPKIFADFALKPRGLVLVTGPTGSGKSTTLAAMVNHLNENEYGHILTIEDPIEFVHESKKCLINQREVGPHTLSFNNALRSALREDPDCILVGELRDLETIRLALSAAETGHLVFGTLHTSSAAKTIDRIVDVFPADEKEMVRAMLSESLQAVISQTLLKTKDGTGRVAAHEIMVATPAIRNLIREAKIAQMYSAIQTGSGVGMQTLDQNLTDLVRRNIISSAAARSAAKTPENFPG; the protein is encoded by the coding sequence ATGGACATCTCCGAACTACTCGCATTCTCTGTCAAGAACAAGGCCTCGGACCTGCACCTCTCGGCCGGCTTGCCGCCGATGATACGGGTACACGGCGACGTGCGGCGCATCAACCTGCCGCCGCTGGAGCACAAGGACGTCCACGGCATGATCTATGACATCATGAACGACGGCCAGCGCAAGGCCTACGAAGAGATGCTGGAGGTCGACTTCTCGTTTGCCATCCCCGGCCTGGCGCGCTTCCGCGTCAACGCCTACAACCAGGAGCGCGGCGCCTCGGCGGTGCTGCGCACGATTCCGTCCAAGATCCTGTCGCTGGAAGACCTCAACGCGCCCAAGATCTTCGCCGACTTCGCGCTCAAGCCGCGCGGGCTGGTGCTGGTGACCGGCCCGACCGGCTCCGGCAAATCGACCACGCTGGCGGCCATGGTCAACCACCTCAACGAAAATGAATACGGCCACATCCTGACCATCGAAGACCCGATCGAATTCGTGCACGAATCCAAGAAATGCCTGATCAACCAGCGCGAAGTGGGACCGCACACGCTGTCGTTCAACAACGCGCTGCGCTCGGCGTTGCGTGAAGACCCGGACTGCATCCTGGTGGGCGAGCTGCGCGACCTGGAAACCATCCGCCTGGCGCTGTCGGCGGCGGAGACCGGCCACCTGGTGTTCGGCACGCTGCACACCTCGTCGGCGGCCAAGACCATCGACCGTATCGTCGACGTGTTCCCGGCCGATGAAAAGGAAATGGTGCGGGCCATGCTGTCGGAATCGCTGCAGGCGGTGATCTCGCAGACGCTGCTGAAGACCAAGGACGGCACCGGCCGCGTGGCCGCGCATGAAATCATGGTCGCCACGCCGGCGATCCGCAACCTGATCCGCGAAGCCAAGATCGCCCAGATGTACTCGGCGATCCAGACCGGCAGCGGGGTCGGCATGCAAACGCTGGACCAGAACCTGACGGATCTGGTCCGCCGCAACATCATCAGCAGCGCCGCTGCCCGCAGCGCCGCCAAAACCCCCGAAAACTTTCCGGGCTAA
- a CDS encoding YggS family pyridoxal phosphate-dependent enzyme — protein sequence MSLIRQNLQAITATIVASAQESGRPADAVRLLAVSKTFGPEAVLEAVQAGQRAFGENYLQEGLDKILAVQAAGASALEWHFIGPIQSNKTRPIAENFAWVHTVEREKIAQRLSEQRPAGLPPLQICLQVNISGEASKSGVAPEELAALAHKVAALPNLTLRGLMAIPEPAVEFEQQRAAFARLRVLYEQLRAGGLALDTLSMGMSADMRAAIFEGATIVRVGSAIFGARNYTKA from the coding sequence ATGTCCCTGATCCGCCAAAACTTGCAAGCAATCACCGCGACAATTGTTGCCTCGGCCCAAGAATCTGGGCGGCCAGCGGACGCGGTGCGGCTGTTGGCCGTGTCCAAGACCTTTGGCCCGGAGGCGGTGCTGGAGGCGGTGCAGGCCGGCCAGCGCGCCTTCGGCGAGAACTATCTGCAGGAGGGGCTGGACAAGATCCTGGCGGTACAAGCGGCCGGCGCATCGGCGCTGGAATGGCATTTCATCGGCCCGATCCAGAGCAACAAGACGCGTCCGATCGCGGAAAACTTCGCCTGGGTGCACACGGTTGAACGCGAGAAGATTGCGCAGCGGCTGTCCGAACAGCGGCCGGCCGGCTTGCCGCCGCTGCAGATCTGCCTGCAGGTGAATATCAGCGGCGAGGCCAGCAAGAGCGGCGTCGCCCCGGAGGAACTGGCGGCGCTGGCCCACAAGGTCGCGGCGCTGCCCAATCTGACCTTGCGCGGCCTGATGGCGATCCCCGAACCGGCCGTGGAATTCGAGCAGCAGCGCGCGGCCTTCGCCCGCCTGCGCGTATTGTATGAACAATTGCGGGCCGGTGGGCTGGCGCTCGATACGCTGTCGATGGGCATGTCGGCCGACATGCGGGCGGCGATCTTCGAAGGCGCAACCATCGTCCGCGTCGGCAGCGCGATTTTTGGCGCACGAAACTACACCAAGGCTTAA